In Phlebotomus papatasi isolate M1 chromosome 1, Ppap_2.1, whole genome shotgun sequence, the following proteins share a genomic window:
- the LOC129806477 gene encoding uncharacterized protein LOC129806477, translated as MENVEWLKSHCDPWDEVISKWKATSVWRVESIKKDSESSLAFILDAWPGFKDPRGFDLVDIDFETMFPQVEESPSEKFAQLKKKLIPLFGMEIKDKYSKGLLKKLGDSSTNEDSQGCITSLLINALILPDRECGNKKPTIADAQRQMGFRVNSRKELEELISQQNNDLKIIAVGQDLTAITEVYVNCGPIFYKMSSYSRAMELLIKLSLLLHIDYPRKCRYAWKVLEGFCFSHATERVYDPKVQNLLNKLS; from the exons ATGGAAAATGTTGAATGGTTGAAAAGCCACTGCGATCCTTGGGATGAGGTGATTTCCAAGTGGAAAGCAACTTCAGTTTGGAGAGTGGAAAGTATCAAAAAAGATTCTGAGTCATCTCTAGCATTTATACTGGATGCATGGCCAGGCTTCAAAGATCCTCGAGGGTTTGACTTG GTGGATATTGATTTTGAGACCATGTTCCCTCAAGTTGAAGAATCTCCCTCTGAGAAATTTGCGCAACTTAAAAAGAAGCTGATACCGCTTTTTGGAATGGAAATCAAAGATAAATACAGTAAAGGACTTCTTAAAAAACTTGGCGATTCAAGCACAAACGAAG aCTCGCAAGGATGCATTACGAGTTTGCTTATCAACGCTCTAATCCTTCCTGATCGTGAGTGCGGAAACAAGAAGCCCACAATTGCAGATGCCCAACGTCAGATGGGTTTCCGAGTGAATTCCAGAAAAGAATTGGAGGAACTTATAAGTCAACAGAACAACGATTTGAAAATCATTGCTGTCGGTCAGGATCTCACAGCCATCACTGAAGTGTATGTCAATTGCGGACCAATTTTTTACAAGATGTCATCATACTCAAGAGCCATGGAACTCCTTATAAAGCTGAGTCTTCTACTTCATATTGACTATCCCAGAAAATGCAGATATGCTTGGAAAGTTCTAGAAGGGTTTTGTTTTAGTCATGCTACCGAAAGGGTGTATGACccaaaagtacaaaatttgctCAATAAGCTCAGTTAA